CAACTGCATGTGGAATGATTTCGAAGGGCGCCATAACTTATTGTAGATGCTGACTACAATAACAATACTAAACTCAGTGTAGTCTGTTGTAAAGACACTTGTGCTTCTTTCATCTGGAAAGGGGTCGTCTGGCCTCCAAAACTGTCAGATTAGGTTGTGCTGTAACTCCTCACATGGCCATGTTTTTGGAAGATTGGTCGTTTGTCACCGGCCCTTTGGTCACCCAGCAATGGGACTTGTATCATATTGCCAATGAGGTTAATAAAACAGTAGTGCATCAGTACTTTGTTGGAACAGAAAGTCAGAAAATCAGAAAATCCACGGTACTTTGTTTAGATCTTCACTGTTGACAAACGCAGTCAACTAAAAATCCAGTTCAGTGCATAATTAGTGTTGACAAATACACTGATCTTTATCTGCAGTAATTCAGTTTAAACTGAAAATTCAGTGTTGTAGTACAGAAAATTTAAACTGAAAATTCATAGTCTCCTGGTGCATATTGATCTCAGTGTATGAATTCATAGTGTTTCAAATTACTGATGCTATGGTCCAGGAGTAGAAAAATTTGTACTCCAAGATCAATATGGTTCAATTTCTACTGTACTGTAATCAAAGTGGATATAAATTGCAGAGTGTTTATGTTGGCATTCGACAACATCTAAATTTACCAAATGATTGTGAACTCAGTTTATGTTTGCAACCAAATGCTTAGTTCATTGTTTACTCCAAATGATTGTGAACTTATTCAAAGTTTCCAATATTGTTCAGACACTACTTGTACTGGAACTGGAACTACTACTACTGATGCAGCACCCCATGTAGTTTAAGTTTTCTTTATCTTAAACTCAGACAGCTCTCTAATtattggagtttatatcatatataTTGCTGGCATGTATTTCATATGTTCTGTAGCATTAAGGCTACATAGCATTGCTTTTGTCtctgaccatcgtgtcgtgatgatattgtggggtgttgtggggttgcagaggcccttgagtttcatcgcgatgatgctaatcgtgatgaccgcagctctcttctatgtgatggtagtttagatgatcgatatcgacttgtaatgtgaagacaaactcgctactcgcggtttcgagacttgtagTGTTCTaactttgtttggtcttttgaattcggagactaatatgatgaattgtattcggagactaatcttctattgtattcgataactctgctgtttatatgttgtgtgtctatattctgtgcagtaatatgttttgtaacctgtgcaaatatcagaaaagaaaaaaatccctaatattcatactagtggcgcaccacccagaactttagtggcgcactgcaaaatgCATACTAGTGGTGCATCagcaagcagtgcgccattagtaagccagagacatggttaaatatggccccctgggaggcattctaatggcgcatcaTAGGGTGTACTAATAgcgcactacatggtgcgccattagtatctgatatactaatggcacacttgtggtgcgccattagtaataaaatctaatggcatggtactagtggcgcacctgtagtgcgccattagtaggcaaaacaggtgcgccactagcagcccttttcctagtagtgtctaaaacgattttcgaaaaatttgtcttttcttcgcccctctttcgtgCGTCTTCTTCTTTTGCTCTTTGTTCGCTTGTCCGTTTGATCTTTTATCTTGCTGTCATGGCTAGTTTTCCATCCTTGTTAGCACTCCCAATAATAAGGTCCTCAACTTcaaacaaagggaaggagaaaatttaaaagatgcttggtatagaatttatAATGCTCAAATTTGATGATTACTGCTGGAGATGACTAACATCCTAGATGTTACTCACTATGTCTAGATACATTCGTTTGAGTGTCAACTAATTCTGAACATCTTAGGTGTTACTCCCAAGTCTAGATACATTTTTTTGAGTGGCAACTAATTCTGAATGGAGGAAGTACACAAAGCTAAGCCACAGCCATGAAATATATATAGGGCGGGGGGCGCTCGTTCCACAAGGAGCGGCGGGTAGCTTAGCTATAGCTCGATCGATGAATATGGCTGTAGATGGGTTTGGTGAGCTGGGCATTCGTGTGGTGAGTCGCCGGCTGGTGCTCTGCCTGCCAGCTACTGCTCTGCCTGCCGCTCCACCTCCTTGTCGATCGCGCCCACCCAAACGGACGTCCATGACACATACACCGACAATGTGCTCCTCCACGGCCACGACTACCCAAGTAGTGGCCACGGCACCTCCTCCACAGGCTCGGGCGTGGGCGGTGCTGGTGGTGGTGGGGGCACGTTGGCCTCCACTCCGGCCGCCAATTGGGCCAGCGCCTGCGCAAGGCCAGGCCACCTGGCCTTGCTCCTCGCGCTCGGCCTCCACGATGGCCCTCCATGTGGCCTCCTCGAGGGACACAACACAGGCCTCCTCGGCATCCTAAtcctcctccttcaccactcccggaAGTGGTGGTGGAGTGGCAAGAACGCGTGGTGCACCGGGCGCACACTTGACGCACTACCGGCAATGTTGGTCGTGCTCGGTGGCAAACCACGCGTCCTAGTTACCGCATACGTTGGGTCACGGCGGAGGTTGGCTAGGAGTAGAGCATGGGATCTCCGTCAGCTGTGCGCGGCCTGAGGCCGGCACCGGAACCCTAGCAAGGTTGAGGTCCCACCCGTGCGGTAGGTTCACACTGGGCTATGGCGCAGGCACGCCATACTCCCAAAAGTACTGGTAGCGGTGCATCGGCATGTAGTGCCGAAACCATGGCTGCCGACTCAAGGTCGATTTATCTGTTCTTATAAACTAGCGAATTAGCAACTATATTACCCAAGAGTAACAACCAAGTCATATATACAATGTACGCTTGCAACCATTGAATAAATTGTACAGAATACCAAACAAAGAAGATTGAACGAGGTCGTGGAACAACTCACATGCACCATCCACAGGTCAAGTGGATGATCCCAATGATGAGCGAATGATCCTAATGACGAGCAGTTGGCGAGATTATGTTGCTCTTGTGATGGTTAGTGATGTCTGCGCTAGAGCTTGCTTACAACCTTGCGAGGTAAGGAGCTACGGCTACATGCGTATTAGGTTTTATAAGCCGTGAAACCTCGATAAAAGTTGCCGCTATAAGTTTTTTCTTCATGTCACTATAAACCTTATCTTAGGAAAAGGAAGTCTGTAAgatcaattatatatatatatatatatatatatatatatatatatatatatatatatatatatatatatatatatatatatatatataggacgtcagtttgggacacctaggtgcctgggcaccttgcCTCTTCATCGTTGGATCGTGTTCAACGATTGATTTGGAAACCAATAGAAATGCATCAATTGCTAGTTAATTTGGCAGGCTTTAATTCGTGGACCATCCTATGCATGCATGTCGCATGATAAAAAGGCAGGGTAGTAAATCGACATTTATTACTTTTTTATATAGCATGTATTATGTCTTTGTATAATAGATCAAATTAGCAATGGGTACGTATGACGCAAGATTTCATTGGATATATACGCACCCTGAGAATGCACATAATTTTGGTAGTAGGTATTGCATACCCgtattttgatatatatatatatatatatacacacatatacatatatatgtatatatatatacatacacacacacacacacacacacacacacacagacacacacacatatatatatatatatatatatatatatatatatatatatatatatatatatatatatatataagcacacacatatatatatgtatatatatatggggCATGAAACTGCAAACTACCACTATTGTTGCCGGTGGACCTCCCGGCTCCGGTGCACATCCCAACGTCGCCCTCGTGAAGCAAGCGAATGGCCCCGCGAGCATGTGGACGTTGTCCATGTGGCATTGGGTTCCCGCTTCTTGAGTGAACCGGAAAAAAAACCCAAAGCTGGTCAATCTTCGGCTCGAAAGGAAGCCTGGCTTATGGTTTTGTGTTTTCGCGCCGGCGTAGCCGCTCTCCGTCTGGGTGAGCGAGCGGTGGAGGACTGCCGCAATGGAGGAGATGGTGGTCCTTGGGCCCCGATGCCTTTCGTGGCATGAGGGCCGTGTCTTGTATTCGATGGCCGGGGACGCCATCCGGAGCAGCTTGAGAAGGCACCGTCGGGGCTTTGCGCTTGCACCCCTATGCAGCCATGCCCGGCGCAGCGGGCTGTCCGCTGTGTGTCTTGCGGAGTCTGAGTGCATCCATCGGCTGATTTTTATTTTATTCTTTCGATGAGGATTAGTAGTCGGAGAGTAGATAGGTTCTTCCTCGATCCCATGATATAAAAGCTTGGGTGTTCGTTGACGCTAGcaatgtcaaaaacgctcttataaaaTGGGAGGGAGTCCCtcgcaaagaaaaaaagagagtagATAGCTACTTTATCTTTTATTTTGAAGGTGGGAGTAGATTGATAACTACTTAGTGCACGTACGAAAAGAAAGACACGATCGCCTAAAAAAAAGAAATACTATATTGAGATATATATAGGGCGTGCGGGCGCTAGCAGTTCCACAACGAGCGGCGGGTAGCTAGGTTCAACATCCATATAGGTTGAATATGGCTGTAGATGGGTTTGGCGAGGTGGGCATTCGTGTGGTGAGTCGCCGGCTGGTGAAGGCATCCGACCCCTCCATCCAACCGCAGGTGGTGCCCCTCTCCAACCTCGACCTGTACGTCGGCAACGTACAAGTCGCCATACTATGCCTCTATCCCAAGCCTCCGGCGGGCAGGGATTTCGCCGGCGTGGTGGCCACCTTCGAGTCCTTGCTGCCGGCTTTACTCAACGAGTTCTACCCTTTCGCCGGCCGCATCGGCACCAACCCAAGCTCAGGCCTCCCCGAGCTGCTCTGCCAGAACCAGGGCGCAGAGCTGGTCGTGGGAGAGGTCCGCGTCGCTCTGGGGAGCCTGGACTACGGCCTGGCGGACAAGTCCCTGAAGAAGCTGATGCTCCCGTACGCGGAGGACGTCACCTTCTCGGTGCAGCTGCTATCCTTCGCCTGCGGCAGCTTCTCCGTGCTGTGGGCAACCAACCACCTCGTCGGCGACGGCCATGACAACATCAGGTTCCTGCGGATGTGGTCTGAGCTCGCACGAACGGGCAAAATCGTCGCCGACGGCGGGGACGGAAAGCTAAGCCACGACCGCTCGGTGTTCCGCCCTCGCAACCCGCCGTCATACAGAGCCTCGCTCGCCACCGACCTAACGACGTTCGACCCGCGCCGGCTGGTAAACGTCCTGACGGCCCACGACAGCTTCGTCGACCGCCTCTACTACATCGACGCGGCCGACATCGCCAGGCTGCGCGAGATGGCGAGCACCAAGCTGCAGCGCTCGTCACGCGTCCAGGCCGTGTCCGCGTACCTGTGGAAGGTCCTCGCCGGCGTGGTTGCCGCTTCCCGCGTGCCCGAGGAGCGCTGCCGCATGGGGTGGTGGGTGAGCGCGCGCCGTCGTCTCACGTCGCCTGACCTCGCCTCTGCGATGCGCAACTACTTCGGCAACGTCACGACCTATGCCTACGGGGACGCGACGCTGGAGGAGATCCAGCGCAAGTCGCTCGCGGAGGTGGCGGCCATGGCGCGGGAGCCGGTCGCCTCCGTCAACTACGACGAGTACATCCAGGATCTGGTGGACTTCGTGGAGGTGCACAAGGGACAAGGGCTGATGGAGACGGCCGTCGTCGGGCTGGGCAGCCCGACCCTAAGCCAGTCCGTGTTCGACTCATTCCCACTCGACACCGACTTCGGCTTCGGCCAAGCTGCTCTCGCCATGCCCATCTCCGACTTCGCCAACCTCTGCTCAGCCTACCTGTCCATCAGCGCGCGGCCGGCAGGCGACGGCTCCTGGCTCGTCAGTGCCTACATATGGCCGCGTCTCGCCGCCGCCCTCGAGGCCGATGAGCAGCACATCTTCAAGCCTCTCACGGCGGACTACCTTGGCCTCACAGCCTGCTAGACAACACCCACGCTATTCTGTGTGTTCTTTTAGCCAACAATAAAATTCCTTGGTGTTTTGCTCTTCTTCCAACAATAAAATCCTTGTGTTGTGTTGTGTGGTGCTATGTACTTTGGTTTttttcttcatccaacaataaaGTTAGGAAGCGTTACTTTTTGAAAAATAGCACACCTTATATATACATTTACTTTGAAAGTTAGAGAGGATTTACTTTGAAAGTCACAGGTTTGCCAAGCACCTGAGGAAAAACACTCGGCAAAGCCAGCCCTTGGTTTCCGTCAGCCAATAAAAGATAGATCACACGCGTGGCCGCCTGCTTAGCTATAACCAAGGGCTCGCCGCCGCCATACCCCCTTCACCTCCCCGCTGCCCCCATCGGCCTCCTAATTCCGACCACAGCCGCCTCTATCCCCCACTAGccgtccaactttctcctcttcatAGATCTAAAACTAGGAATGGGTTGGAGGGCTCAATGAACTAGATCTACTATATAGTCATCTTTGAGCTCAGCTATTGGGCATCATTGCTAGTTGCAAGCTCCCAATTGGTCACATCACTGCTATTCATATACCAGCGGGATCAAATTGGCCTCTACACGAGTAAGTTGGTCCCTACGGTGAAGTACAGCAGTGGGCCCATATTGGCACCCACCACTGATAGGTGGCAAAGTAAAATTGGCATGTGAAAAGAATTGCCATGTACTGATAAGAATTTACCAGTGCGGTCCCACTTTGCACACACCACTGggaaaaaaatgagaccaacccaagggaTAACCCTCGTTGGCATTTTCTTTATAGGAGAAACTTCGCGAGCACCACACGTCCAAGCCGAAGCTCGAACTCGCGTGGGCTGGCAGCTACCCCAGCTACCGAGCCGACGGGTCGACGCCCCGTCCTCGCACACACCTATGTGATTTGGCTATATTATGAGTTGGTGGGCCATTAGTGTTTTATGCATATTCCAAAAAATCACATTGTTTTACCAATATTCTGCGGCAGAAGCTTATCCTCAAAGTGCACATATCCCATATTTACGAAAAATACTCGTTTATTCGTTTTTCTGCAGACCGCTCGGCGTTAAGGTTGGTTTACAGCCGAGCAAGCCGACTGCTCGGCGGGATGAAGATGAAAAGGCAGTGGGCTAAGCCGCGTGTGTTTTATCAACTACATGGGCTACATTTAGGTATTTCAAAACCAAAGGGCAATATATAAGCCGAGTAAGGCGTTAGAGGACACTCGGCCAATACCAAGACGTCGTCATGGAGCCGTCAAGCACGTGGCAATAGAAACACTGCAGTTGCTTGCGTGAGCCACACGTGTATGCCGTGGTTTTTCTACATAATATATCGTGTTCTTTCTGTAGGCCATGCGTCTTTTTACGTTGTATTCGGTTTACATGGAGCTAAGTTGAGGGACCTGCAAATGCCGTGTGTTTTCAAGATGGTACTCGGCTTAGggtctctttgattcaaaggattttgataggatctttgaaggattaaAATCCTGAGGAAGTTTTCCTATGTTGGtcgtttgatttgtaggattgaaTCATGTAGGATTTTTTTCTAAAGATGTATTTGTACTACATTTTACAGGAattctaacatccactccaaccttttggaagaaatcctttgttttctccatgacacaatcaaacaaactcaaatcctataggaaTCCAATGGACATGTCATTCCAATCCTACGTTTTTCCTATGGAAAACTATTAAAATCATCCGACTTATTTTTCACGAACGTAAACCGTCTTTGACGGACGCCACGTGTCCCTGCTGGTCGCTCACTCCTTATCCTTATCTTTTCTCCAGAAGAAGCGTGAGCCACTCATTCCTTttcctcctttttcttcttccttcgagCAAACATGCTTTCCCAGGGACGGCTCTCTCCAGCAATCCCAGTCGCCGCTCACTTCGTGTTGATGTAGGGCTAGGCTGAGAGGATGCTCCTTCCATGGCCGGCGGCGGAGCTGCGTTTGGTGATGCGCGACGATGTTGCGGCCACGTTGACGGCAAAGCTGCGTTGGAGCAGAAGGTGCTACGAGCTGCTGCCATGACCGGCGGCGCTACTGCACAGCAACGGCGAAGCTGCGTTTCAGCAGCAAACAGCTATGAGCTGCTGCCATGGCGGGCAGCAGAGCTACATGGCAGCATGCAGCAGGCGATGCGTCAATGAAACTTGGCCGGAGCTCCATTGAAGCTTCGCCGGTGCGTCAATGAAACTTCGCCGGAGCTCCATTGAAGCTTCGCCGGTGCGTCAATGAAGCTTGGCCGTAGCTCCATTGGAGCTTCGCCGGGGCGTCAATGAAACTTCGCCGGAGCTCCATTGAAGCTTCGCCAGTGCGTCAATGAAGCTTCGACGGGGTGGCTCGGTGTTGCTATGGAGCAGCACCCGGTGGCTCTCGGTGTTGTGATGCAGCGGTCGCCGGTGGCTCCGGGGACGCGAGGTCGCCGAGGCAGGGTGACAGGGGAGGGTCTGCGTTGCTCTGCATCAGGAGGAGTTGTTGTGCGCTGCTCTGTATCAGATGGCTGGGGATTAGTGGAGAAAGGCCCAGGTTGTGTCGCGGCGATCGAACGACCATCTGTGCGGACCGAACGGCTGGCTGGGCGGATGATATCTCTAGGAAATCATCCGCCTGATTTGTAGCAGCCGcctcctattcctgtgtttttgcaATTCTATGAATCTGTCTAAGACGAGTATCCGAGAAAATACACCCGGCTTACCAAAAAGCACTAAGCAACATGTCTTTTTCTCGTAGTGGCCTTTTAAGGTTTTTATTTTACTTCATATAGGGCTCAAAGAGCCAACCTCGCCACCAACATCGCCTACCAAACTTTGCCCAAgacgtcatgtccatgatcacagaCCAGTCAGGTTTAAACATGTTTTCATCTCTATGAAATTCACACAAAAATTCCAAATTGACTAGGTGTTTAAACTTATGTTTCGACAAAGACTCAGACACCTGGACATTTGAAAATAGGACAAACGTCGACGCTCACATGGACGCACCTAGACTCACATCTATGAACTTATACACTATCTCactaaatagcataaaactactacaatTCGGACTAGAGTTTCAAAAAACTACTAAATATATTTTTCCGCTCATAACTACTAAATCaggggtcggctgtttcaaaaaacccaaatcatCGAGTCTTTAGTAATTGATCACGATTATGACAGTTGGGGCCAAGCGTAAGATaaccgtttgtttgaccgtttAGTTTGAATGTTAacttacatgtgggtcccacatgttagtttttttaaaagcaatcaggtccctgtAAGTTTTCTAAAATAGCAACCGGGTACATGTGAGTTTTCTATAAGGTCCCTAAAAGTTTTTGCAAAAA
This DNA window, taken from Triticum aestivum cultivar Chinese Spring chromosome 1D, IWGSC CS RefSeq v2.1, whole genome shotgun sequence, encodes the following:
- the LOC123162110 gene encoding coniferyl alcohol acyltransferase-like, producing MAVDGFGEVGIRVVSRRLVKASDPSIQPQVVPLSNLDLYVGNVQVAILCLYPKPPAGRDFAGVVATFESLLPALLNEFYPFAGRIGTNPSSGLPELLCQNQGAELVVGEVRVALGSLDYGLADKSLKKLMLPYAEDVTFSVQLLSFACGSFSVLWATNHLVGDGHDNIRFLRMWSELARTGKIVADGGDGKLSHDRSVFRPRNPPSYRASLATDLTTFDPRRLVNVLTAHDSFVDRLYYIDAADIARLREMASTKLQRSSRVQAVSAYLWKVLAGVVAASRVPEERCRMGWWVSARRRLTSPDLASAMRNYFGNVTTYAYGDATLEEIQRKSLAEVAAMAREPVASVNYDEYIQDLVDFVEVHKGQGLMETAVVGLGSPTLSQSVFDSFPLDTDFGFGQAALAMPISDFANLCSAYLSISARPAGDGSWLVSAYIWPRLAAALEADEQHIFKPLTADYLGLTAC